A DNA window from Rhineura floridana isolate rRhiFlo1 chromosome 11, rRhiFlo1.hap2, whole genome shotgun sequence contains the following coding sequences:
- the NR1D1 gene encoding nuclear receptor subfamily 1 group D member 1, with amino-acid sequence MNDSCQLNRMATLDTNNNAPGGVISYIGSNGSSPSRTSPVSLYGSDSSNGSCQMSSQPTFPSYFPPSPTGSLVQDSGRVYGSSLAGLCGDASPSSSSSSSSSSYSSGGSPVGLQVTMDDGRRVSPTKSTSSSITKLNGMVLLCKVCGDVASGFHYGVHACEGCKGFFRRSIQQNIQYKKCLKNETCNIVRINRNRCQQCRFKKCLGVGMSRDAVRFGRIPKREKQRMLAEMQSAMNNMANNQLSAQCPPESLSMGLQQPTNPLLPCHQPQLAAHSPPPHAASPPQPSTCFSQFSQQLTPPRSPSPGDVMEDVISQVAKAHKEIFVYAHDKLATGTPPSLGSENSLSWENNWLSNGYHSNGLCHQNDNWNSGSAPNNTCHQNNIKGHRFCPSGYPGERDPSIGQEERDPSIGQGCQRQGKPRDILLACPMNCHPHGCSGRTGQEIWEDFSLSFTPAVREVVEFAKHIPGFRDLSQHDQVSLLKAGTFEVLMVRFASLFNVKEQTVTFMSRTKYSLEELWGMGMGDLLTSMFEFSEKLGALELSEEELGLFTAVVLISADRSGIEDPASVEQLQETLIRALRALILKNHPQETSRFTKLLLKLPDLRTLNNMHSEKLLSFRIDAQ; translated from the exons ATGAATGACAGCTGTCAGCTGAACAGGATGGCAACTCTGGACACGAACAACAACGCCCCAG GTGGTGTGATCAGCTACATTGGCTCAAATGGTTCTTCACCAAGCCGCACCAGTCCCGTCTCTCTCTATGGCAGTGACAGTTCCAATGGCAGTTGTCAAATGTCCTCGCAACCCACCTTCCCCAGCTACTTTCCACCCTCGCCCACTGGGTCTCTGGTGCAGGACTCTGGACGCGTGTATGGGAGTAGTTTGGCTGGGCTATGTGGTgatgcttccccttcctcctcttcgtcctcctcctcctcttcctacaGCTCTGGAGGCTCCCCAGTGGGGCTGCAGGtgaccatggatgatgggaggcGCGTCTCCCCTACCAAAagcaccagcagcagcatcacAA AGCTCAACGGAATGGTCCTCCTGTGCAAAGTCTGTGGGGATGTTGCATCTGGGTTCCATTATGGTGTCCATGCTTGTGAAGGATGCAAG GGTTTCTTCCGGCGCAGCATTCAGCAAAACATCCAGTACAAAAAGTGCCTCAAGAATGAGACCTGCAACATCGTCCGCATCAACCGGAATCGCTGCCAGCAGTGCCGCTTCAAGAAGTGTCTGGGGGTTGGCATGTCCCGAGATG CTGTCCGTTTTGGTCGTATCCCCAAGCGTGAAAAGCAACGGATGCTGGCCGAGATGCAGAGTGCCATGAACAACATGGCTAACAACCAACTAAGTGCACAATGCCCACCTGAGAGCTTATCGATGGGACTGCAACAGCCCACCAACCCCctgctgccctgccaccaaccccAACTGGCAGCCCACTCCCCACCACCCCACGCAGCCTCGCCACCCCAGCCATCTACTTGCTTCTCCCAGTTCTCTCAGCAATTGACGCCCCCACGCTCCCCAAGCCCTGGCGATGTCATGGAAGATGTCATTTCGCAGGTGGCCAAGGCTCACAAGGAGATTTTTGTTTATGCTCATGACAAACTGGCCACGGGGACCCCACCATCCTTGGGGAGTGAGAACTCTCTCAGTTGGGAGAACAACTGGCTGAGTAATGGCTACCACAGCAATGGGCTCTGTCATCAGAATGACAACTGGAACTCTGGCTCTGCCCCCAACAATACGTGTCACCAGAATAACATCAAAGGACATCGGTTTTGCCCCTCTGGCTATCCTGGGGAGAGAGATCCTTCCATTGGACAAGAGGAGAGAGATCCTTCCATTGGACAAGGCTGCCAACGACAAGGCAAGCCCAGAGATATACTCTTG GCATGCCCTATGAATTGTCACCCCCATGGTTGCAGCGGCCGCACAGGACAGGAGATTTGGGAAGATTTCTCACTGAGCTTCACACCTGCTGTTCGAGAGGTTGTGGAATTCGCCAAGCATATCCCTGGTTTCCGAGATCTCTCACAGCATGACCAGGTCTCCCTACTCAAAGCAGGCACATTTGAG GTGCTGATGGTTCGGTTTGCCTCCCTCTTCAACGTTAAGGAGCAGACAGTGACGTTCATGAGTCGTACCAAGTACAGCCTTGAGGAGCTTTGGGGGATGGGGATGGGCGACCTGCTAACATCCATGTTTGAGTTCAGCGAGAAGCTTGGTGCCTTGGAACTCTCTGAAGAAGAGCTTGGCCTCTTCACAGCTGTAGTGCTGATCTCTGCAG ATCGTTCAGGGATTGAAGACCCAGCATCCGTGGAGCAGCTGCAGGAGACGTTGATCCGGGCCCTGCGGGCTCTCATCCTCAAGAACCACCCCCAGGAAACTTCCCGTTTCACAAAGCTGCTGCTGAAGCTTCCTGACTTGCGCACCCTCAATAACATGCACTCGGAGAAGCTGCTGTCCTTCCGTATAGATGCTCAGTAG